The genomic window GGTCATTTATTACCTTTGTTGTGTTTACAGTGGTTTCAAAAATATGGTCATAAAATTGTGATTTTAGTTGGTTATGCTACAAGTTTAATTGGTGATCCGAGTTTTAAATCTCAAGAACGGAAATTAGGTATACCAACTCATATGTTAAATTGGAGTTCACAAATTTCACAGCAGATTGTTGATTTTTTTGAAAAAAATAATTTGTGTAGTCCAATTATTGTCAATAATTATGATTGGTTTAAAAAAATTAATGTAATTGATTTTTTACGAGATATTGGAAAATTTTTTTCAATTAATAAAATGATTAGTCGAAAATCAGTAGAGATGCGTATTAATAGAGCAGGTCAAGGTATATCATTTACTGAATTTTCTTATAATCTTTTACAATCTTATGATTTTTTACAGTTATATAAAAAACATCAAGTTATGTTACAGATTGGAGGTTCTGATCAATGGGGTAATATTTCTTCTGGTATTAATTTAGTTCGTAGGATTTTTCATAAGCAGGTTTTTGGTTTAACTGTTCCATTATTAACTCAAGACAATGGTATTAAATTTGGTAAAACAGAAAATAATAAAATTATCTGGTTAGATAGTAATCGTACAACACCATATGCTTTTTTTCAATTTTGGTTAAATATTAGTGATACTCAAGTTTATAGTTTTTTAAAGTTATTTACTTTTTTAAAGATATCAGAAATTGATCAATTAAAGCGTTCATTAGAGAATATTAATGATGCAAAATTATTACTTGCAGAATTAATTACAAAAATGGTGCATGGAATAAATCAGGTAAATGCAGTGAAAAGAATTACTCAGAGTCTTTTTGGTGGAAATATAATGGATTTAACGAAATCGGATTTTTTGCAATTAAAAAAAGATGGTATTCCATATTTTAATTTAAATTCTGGAATTAATTTTTTAAAACATATATTGGTTCAATCTCATTTGTGTAGTTCTATAAGTGAATCTAAACGTGTAATCTCTGGATTCGGGATTAAAATTAATGGTAAAAAAGTAATGAATCCAGAATATTTATTCTGCAAAGATGATCAAATTTTTAGTAAATATACT from Buchnera aphidicola (Panaphis juglandis) includes these protein-coding regions:
- the tyrS gene encoding tyrosine--tRNA ligase, which gives rise to MDTLILLDELKNRGFISKVSDESNLESILLNSDITVYCGFDPTSNSLHVGHLLPLLCLQWFQKYGHKIVILVGYATSLIGDPSFKSQERKLGIPTHMLNWSSQISQQIVDFFEKNNLCSPIIVNNYDWFKKINVIDFLRDIGKFFSINKMISRKSVEMRINRAGQGISFTEFSYNLLQSYDFLQLYKKHQVMLQIGGSDQWGNISSGINLVRRIFHKQVFGLTVPLLTQDNGIKFGKTENNKIIWLDSNRTTPYAFFQFWLNISDTQVYSFLKLFTFLKISEIDQLKRSLENINDAKLLLAELITKMVHGINQVNAVKRITQSLFGGNIMDLTKSDFLQLKKDGIPYFNLNSGINFLKHILVQSHLCSSISESKRVISGFGIKINGKKVMNPEYLFCKDDQIFSKYTILSKGKKNHLLLCW